In Hyalangium minutum, a single window of DNA contains:
- a CDS encoding polyprenol monophosphomannose synthase, whose product MNRALVCIPTYNEADNLGPITQAVLKAEPRVDILVVDDNSPDGTGKLADELAAKEPRIRVLHREKKEGLGRAYLAAFRWALAEGYTYIIEMDADFSHDPRYLPGLLDTAEAGADLVLGSRYVHGGGTVNWGVGRKVISRGGSLYARTILGVDVRDLTGGFKCFNRRVLESIELDQVKSTGYAFQIELTYRTLKKGFTVRELPIVFEDRRVGQSKMSRKIFLEALTMVWKLRLTV is encoded by the coding sequence ATGAATCGCGCGTTGGTCTGCATCCCCACTTACAACGAGGCGGATAACCTCGGTCCCATTACCCAGGCTGTGCTCAAGGCCGAGCCTCGGGTGGACATCCTCGTCGTCGATGACAACTCGCCGGATGGCACCGGGAAGCTCGCTGACGAGCTCGCTGCCAAAGAGCCGCGCATCCGCGTGCTTCACCGCGAGAAGAAGGAGGGCCTGGGCCGCGCGTACCTCGCCGCCTTCCGCTGGGCGCTCGCCGAGGGCTACACGTACATCATCGAGATGGACGCGGACTTCAGCCACGATCCGCGCTACCTGCCCGGCCTGCTGGATACAGCCGAGGCCGGTGCGGACCTGGTGCTGGGCTCGCGCTACGTCCATGGCGGCGGCACGGTGAACTGGGGCGTGGGGCGGAAGGTCATCAGCCGGGGAGGTTCGCTCTACGCACGCACCATCCTCGGGGTGGACGTGAGGGATCTGACGGGCGGCTTCAAGTGCTTCAACCGCCGCGTCCTGGAGAGCATCGAGCTCGACCAGGTGAAGAGCACCGGCTACGCCTTCCAGATCGAGCTCACCTACCGCACGCTCAAGAAGGGCTTCACCGTGCGCGAGCTGCCCATCGTCTTCGAGGATCGCCGCGTCGGGCAGTCGAAGATGAGCCGGAAGATCTTCCTCGAGGCGCTCACCATGGTGTGGAAGCTCCGGCTGACGGTGTGA
- a CDS encoding ABC transporter ATP-binding protein — MPAVLWRLLRYGRPHVSVLVAAFGCMAVLGLGTGAYAYLMGPALRFLLSGGTEGFGGEHAVPWLSKLPRETALWGFPVVVVLIGLIKGVGYLGQFYFMGLFAQRVVKDLRREVFLKLTALSPSQLSKERVGDLLSRFSTDMTAVEWAAMYTVGSYLRDSLQVLVLAGVALSMSPLLGGVMLAVIPLAALPASRLTRKALKRTREGQSQLGQLAGQLHEGLGGLRTIQAFNGQAAELERFSAHTKAHEKAVVSAAWARGAVPGLMEVLAAAALAGMLAYAAATRAMEPAALLSLITAVILVYQPVKDLGRVTQFAMQAAISGERLFALLDLRHPVEDPPEALPAPTLRQGLRFQDVHFSYGQRRALEGLTLELPVGKVTALVGPSGGGKSTVTSLLLRFEKPQSGHLLLEGVDADRYAAASVRSQFALVTQEPLLFSGTVLDNLRFSRPDATLEEVEAAARVAQADGFIRNLPQGYETRIGERGVILSGGQRQRLCIARAVLSRAPVLVLDEATSSLDPESEREVQAALAAVLPGRTALVIAHRLSTVTGADIIHVMEAGRVVESGTHAELLQASGRYAALWALQTSGAERGAA; from the coding sequence GTGCCAGCGGTGCTGTGGCGGCTGCTGCGCTACGGGCGGCCCCACGTGAGCGTGCTCGTGGCGGCGTTCGGGTGCATGGCGGTGCTGGGGCTGGGCACGGGCGCGTACGCGTACCTGATGGGCCCGGCGCTCCGGTTCCTGCTCTCGGGAGGCACGGAGGGCTTCGGGGGCGAGCATGCGGTGCCCTGGCTGTCGAAGCTGCCGCGCGAGACCGCGCTGTGGGGCTTCCCGGTGGTGGTGGTGCTGATCGGCCTCATCAAGGGCGTGGGGTACCTGGGGCAGTTCTACTTCATGGGGCTGTTCGCGCAGCGGGTGGTGAAGGACCTGCGGCGCGAGGTGTTTCTGAAGCTCACGGCGCTGTCGCCCTCGCAGCTCTCGAAGGAGCGGGTGGGGGATTTGCTCAGCCGCTTCTCCACGGACATGACGGCGGTGGAGTGGGCGGCGATGTATACGGTGGGCTCGTACCTGCGCGACTCGCTGCAGGTGCTGGTGCTCGCGGGCGTGGCGCTGTCGATGAGCCCGCTGCTGGGAGGGGTGATGCTGGCGGTCATCCCGCTGGCGGCGCTGCCGGCCTCGCGGCTCACGCGCAAGGCGCTGAAGCGGACGCGGGAGGGGCAGTCGCAGCTGGGCCAGCTGGCGGGGCAGCTGCACGAGGGCCTGGGCGGGCTGCGGACCATCCAGGCCTTCAACGGGCAGGCAGCGGAACTGGAGCGGTTCTCGGCGCATACGAAGGCGCACGAGAAGGCGGTGGTCAGCGCGGCCTGGGCGCGAGGGGCCGTGCCGGGGCTGATGGAGGTGCTCGCGGCAGCGGCGCTCGCGGGGATGCTGGCCTATGCGGCGGCGACACGGGCGATGGAGCCTGCGGCGCTGCTGTCGCTGATCACGGCGGTCATCCTGGTGTACCAGCCGGTGAAGGATCTCGGCCGAGTCACCCAGTTCGCGATGCAGGCAGCCATCTCGGGCGAGCGGCTCTTCGCGCTGCTGGATCTGCGCCACCCGGTGGAAGACCCGCCGGAGGCACTGCCCGCGCCGACGCTGCGACAGGGGCTCCGCTTCCAGGACGTGCACTTCTCCTATGGGCAGCGCCGAGCGCTGGAGGGGCTGACGCTGGAGCTGCCGGTAGGCAAGGTGACAGCGCTGGTGGGCCCGAGCGGCGGAGGCAAGAGCACGGTGACCTCGTTGCTGCTGCGCTTCGAGAAGCCTCAGTCGGGGCACCTGCTCCTCGAAGGGGTAGACGCGGATCGCTACGCGGCAGCGAGTGTTCGCTCCCAATTCGCGCTGGTGACCCAGGAGCCACTGCTGTTCTCGGGCACGGTGCTGGACAACCTGCGCTTCTCCCGGCCGGACGCGACGCTCGAAGAAGTCGAGGCGGCGGCGCGAGTGGCCCAGGCGGACGGATTCATCCGGAACCTGCCGCAGGGGTACGAGACGCGCATCGGGGAGCGCGGAGTCATCCTGAGCGGAGGGCAGCGCCAGCGGCTGTGCATCGCTCGGGCGGTGCTCTCTCGGGCGCCGGTGCTGGTGCTGGACGAGGCCACCAGCAGCCTGGACCCGGAGAGTGAGCGCGAGGTGCAGGCGGCGCTGGCGGCGGTGCTCCCGGGGCGGACGGCGCTGGTGATCGCCCACCGGCTCTCGACGGTAACGGGAGCGGACATCATCCACGTGATGGAGGCGGGCCGGGTCGTCGAGAGCGGAACCCATGCGGAGCTGCTCCAGGCGAGCGGGCGCTACGCTGCGCTGTGGGCCCTGCAGACCTCGGGGGCCGAGCGAGGCGCGGCATGA
- a CDS encoding LpxI family protein, translated as MERIGLIAGNGQLPFLFAREARTRGLEVVVVAHRGETDPALEAQVASFTWVRLGQVDKIVRTFQKAGVARAAMAGGIGRVKALTEARPDLGAVRIISRIRSFRDDTLLRAIADYFESHGVTIVAPTDYLSEVLCPVGHLAGPKLHTAQEQDVALGVEVAGLLGKADVGQTVVVRNGHVLALEAVEGTDETIRRGGKLGGKGAVVVKRCKPGQDLRFDLPAAGPRTLEVMREVGAAVLALEAGRTVLLDAPQLFKAAESQGITVVGVS; from the coding sequence GTGGAGCGCATCGGCCTCATCGCAGGAAACGGACAGCTGCCCTTCCTCTTCGCCCGCGAGGCGCGCACTCGCGGGCTCGAGGTGGTGGTGGTGGCTCACCGGGGCGAGACGGATCCCGCGCTGGAGGCGCAGGTGGCCTCCTTCACGTGGGTCCGCCTGGGGCAGGTGGACAAGATCGTCCGCACCTTCCAGAAGGCGGGCGTGGCCCGCGCGGCGATGGCGGGTGGCATCGGCCGGGTGAAGGCGCTCACGGAGGCTCGGCCGGATCTGGGCGCGGTGCGCATCATCTCGCGCATCCGCAGCTTCCGGGACGACACGCTGCTGCGAGCCATCGCGGACTACTTCGAGTCCCACGGCGTGACGATCGTCGCGCCCACGGACTACCTCTCCGAGGTGCTCTGCCCGGTGGGACACCTGGCGGGCCCGAAGCTGCACACGGCGCAGGAGCAGGATGTGGCGCTCGGGGTAGAGGTGGCGGGGCTTCTGGGGAAGGCGGATGTGGGGCAGACGGTGGTGGTGCGCAACGGGCATGTGCTTGCGCTGGAGGCCGTGGAGGGCACGGACGAGACCATCCGCCGAGGGGGCAAGCTGGGAGGCAAGGGCGCGGTGGTGGTGAAGCGCTGCAAGCCGGGGCAGGACCTGCGCTTCGATTTACCGGCGGCCGGGCCTCGCACCTTGGAGGTCATGCGCGAGGTGGGGGCCGCGGTGCTAGCCCTGGAGGCCGGGAGGACGGTGCTGCTGGACGCTCCTCAGCTCTTCAAAGCGGCGGAATCCCAAGGGATTACGGTGGTAGGCGTGAGCTGA
- the lpxA gene encoding acyl-ACP--UDP-N-acetylglucosamine O-acyltransferase: MSQVHPTAVVHPDAQIHETVEIGPYSVIGPKVKIGPGSHVGPHVVIEGRTTLGARNRVFQFSSLGAAPQDLKYGGEDTELIIGDENQIREFTTLHIGTAGGGGVTRIGNRNLFMANSHVAHDCVVGNGCILANSAALGGHVMVEDHVIFSGLTAVHQFTRIGKHAFVAGGAMVVMDVPPYCMAQGDRAELVGLNTVGLERHGFTEAQIGRIKEAYKILFRSKLQMAEALARLKAEFSGQPEIDHLVDFISQSKRGLTR; this comes from the coding sequence ATGTCTCAGGTTCACCCCACGGCGGTTGTCCACCCGGACGCCCAGATCCACGAGACGGTGGAGATCGGTCCCTACTCAGTGATTGGGCCGAAGGTGAAGATCGGTCCGGGCTCGCACGTGGGTCCTCACGTCGTCATCGAGGGTCGGACGACGCTGGGCGCGCGCAACCGCGTGTTCCAGTTCTCCTCGCTCGGTGCGGCGCCGCAGGATCTCAAGTACGGGGGCGAGGACACGGAGCTGATCATCGGCGACGAGAATCAGATCCGCGAGTTCACCACGCTGCACATTGGCACGGCGGGAGGTGGCGGCGTCACGCGCATTGGCAACCGCAACCTCTTCATGGCCAACAGCCACGTGGCGCATGACTGCGTGGTGGGCAACGGCTGCATCCTGGCCAACAGCGCGGCGCTCGGCGGGCACGTGATGGTGGAGGATCACGTCATCTTCTCGGGGCTGACGGCGGTCCACCAGTTCACGCGCATCGGCAAGCACGCCTTCGTGGCGGGCGGCGCCATGGTGGTGATGGATGTGCCCCCGTACTGCATGGCCCAGGGAGACCGGGCGGAGTTGGTGGGGCTGAACACGGTGGGCCTGGAGCGTCACGGCTTCACCGAGGCGCAGATCGGCCGCATCAAAGAGGCGTACAAGATCCTCTTCCGCTCCAAGCTGCAGATGGCGGAAGCGCTGGCGCGGCTGAAGGCGGAGTTCAGCGGCCAGCCGGAGATCGACCACCTGGTCGATTTCATCAGCCAGAGCAAGCGCGGGCTGACGCGCTAG
- the fabZ gene encoding 3-hydroxyacyl-ACP dehydratase FabZ: MMDIGEIQRLLPHRYPFLLVDRVVEIVPGQKLTAYKNVTINEPFFNGHFPGHPVMPGVLILEALAQASAILAYKSESMDPESKVTYLMGVDNAKFRKPVLPGDRLQLGIEVLRHKGVIWKTKGTATVDGVKVAEGEFLATVVDKDAKSAEEPAP, from the coding sequence ATGATGGACATTGGAGAGATCCAGCGGTTGCTGCCCCACCGCTACCCGTTCTTGTTGGTGGACCGCGTGGTGGAGATCGTCCCCGGGCAGAAGCTTACGGCCTACAAGAACGTCACCATCAACGAGCCCTTCTTCAACGGCCACTTCCCCGGGCACCCGGTGATGCCGGGCGTGCTCATCCTGGAGGCGCTGGCGCAGGCCTCGGCCATCCTCGCCTACAAGAGCGAGAGCATGGACCCGGAGAGCAAGGTCACCTACCTGATGGGCGTGGACAACGCGAAGTTCCGCAAGCCCGTGCTGCCCGGGGACCGGCTCCAGCTGGGCATCGAAGTGCTGCGCCACAAGGGCGTTATCTGGAAGACGAAGGGCACCGCCACGGTCGACGGAGTGAAGGTCGCCGAGGGTGAGTTCCTCGCTACTGTGGTGGACAAGGACGCCAAGTCCGCCGAGGAACCGGCGCCCTGA
- a CDS encoding PHP domain-containing protein, with the protein MKPAAVVGKLLRALLGLVLLLVGFAGFFTCAATTVDYPVVAPQEGVQAWPRGAFHVHTTRSDGKGTVEEVAAAAREAGLQFVVLTDHNDFGPRDPSFVNGVLVIPAVEISTSTGHVVAFGMQKPLDGARARQEGVSAVEAAGGVAVLAHPVQKKNPWTDREAARRARGFELYSADTFFRDAVRNPFSRLIPAVGAWFSNPVHGVMVLVTPQPASTEWLLELTREQPRLAFCSHDAHGWPPYRDVFRALAMYLPPTALPEPLSTEPRTAAAQVVRALSGGQSLCAFRGLGEPMGFALEGPLSGQREAWVGDTLTVRLPPHEPGQVRLEVSGAGRLGPDGTTVELVTEGAVQIEAWVQAPGRFFGSEWRPWIVPSPIRVLPRGSGG; encoded by the coding sequence ATGAAGCCAGCCGCCGTGGTGGGCAAGCTGCTCCGAGCCCTCCTGGGGCTGGTGCTCTTGCTGGTGGGGTTCGCGGGCTTCTTCACCTGTGCGGCGACGACGGTCGACTACCCGGTGGTGGCGCCTCAGGAGGGCGTGCAGGCCTGGCCTCGAGGCGCCTTCCACGTGCACACCACGCGCTCGGACGGGAAAGGAACGGTGGAGGAGGTCGCGGCGGCGGCGCGAGAGGCAGGGCTCCAGTTCGTGGTGCTCACGGACCACAACGACTTTGGCCCGCGCGATCCCTCCTTTGTGAACGGCGTGCTGGTGATTCCGGCGGTGGAGATCTCCACGTCGACCGGACATGTGGTGGCGTTCGGGATGCAGAAGCCGCTGGATGGCGCGCGGGCACGGCAGGAGGGCGTGAGCGCGGTGGAGGCAGCGGGCGGTGTCGCGGTGCTCGCCCATCCCGTCCAGAAGAAGAACCCGTGGACAGATCGCGAGGCAGCACGCCGAGCGAGAGGCTTCGAGCTGTACTCGGCGGACACGTTCTTCCGGGACGCGGTTCGCAACCCGTTCTCGCGGCTGATTCCGGCGGTGGGGGCTTGGTTCTCCAACCCCGTGCATGGGGTGATGGTGCTGGTGACGCCGCAGCCCGCGAGCACGGAGTGGCTGCTCGAGCTCACCCGGGAGCAGCCCCGGCTGGCGTTCTGCTCGCATGACGCACACGGCTGGCCCCCCTACAGGGACGTCTTCCGCGCGCTGGCCATGTACCTGCCGCCCACGGCGCTTCCGGAGCCGCTCTCGACGGAGCCACGGACGGCGGCGGCCCAGGTGGTGCGGGCGCTATCGGGCGGGCAGTCCCTCTGCGCCTTCCGAGGGCTGGGAGAGCCCATGGGATTCGCGCTCGAGGGGCCGCTCTCGGGCCAGCGGGAGGCGTGGGTAGGGGACACGCTGACAGTCCGCCTGCCACCGCACGAGCCCGGCCAGGTTCGGCTGGAAGTCTCAGGTGCGGGCCGGCTGGGGCCGGACGGAACGACGGTCGAGCTGGTGACCGAGGGCGCGGTGCAGATCGAGGCCTGGGTGCAAGCGCCGGGGCGCTTCTTCGGCTCGGAGTGGAGGCCCTGGATCGTCCCGAGCCCCATCCGCGTGCTGCCAAGAGGCTCGGGCGGCTGA
- a CDS encoding DUF4388 domain-containing protein — MKTLLLAESHPPTLEHLTGLLAQAGYTVRAVSDPVSALEHFAADNPDVVVLGVDLPRLEGGHVGQLIRNHKQGARVPIVAIDKGHLGKAKGVQSVLGLKVNAYIQDPLKPGELVPKLDELVKAAAAQAPTKGIEAMLDRPAMTAGDLKGHPLPELVHLLYRQRKDGVLVVAYRELTRRVFFARGGAVNYDSTARQDALPSFLLERKIATEAQAEIVLQALASGLRIGAALADAGVEAAGEELLEILRTYTRDRLAQVVGMREGRFAFYAGDEFQQEVATVEIPSLAPVLEGARRAIPLKVLAGPLRRHLGEYPVRSPEFSKDLPALGLDTDDLKIAMQINGRLLLRDLLAHGRGDLRRGYSLLWFLRLTGGVTFSATPVAAEGAAFAAVPDVIAPRKRKAIPPELGATLREGAVKIITSSYFHSLGLDIAADMEAVERAYHETAMKFHPDNFAEYDLSDLMDLLDSVQEKLSASYRVLSVEEKRKAYLQYLLSKLEVGGRVNAINVDAEILIRRGESYLRKKDYRMALQLFEEAVALNPREPEYYSYLAWATYHSALGTVKDRAKEAQKVLKRALSLNASLERAQIISAIIDNELEDATSARKKLLKVLELNPNSKLAKAALRKVGR; from the coding sequence TTGAAGACGCTTCTGCTCGCTGAGAGCCACCCCCCCACGCTCGAGCACCTCACCGGGTTGCTGGCCCAGGCCGGCTACACCGTGCGCGCGGTGTCCGACCCAGTGTCGGCCCTTGAGCACTTCGCGGCGGACAACCCGGACGTGGTGGTGCTGGGGGTGGATCTGCCTCGGCTGGAGGGCGGCCATGTGGGCCAGCTCATCCGCAACCACAAGCAGGGAGCGCGGGTGCCCATCGTCGCCATCGACAAGGGGCACCTGGGCAAGGCGAAGGGCGTGCAGTCGGTCCTGGGCCTCAAGGTGAACGCCTACATCCAGGACCCCCTCAAGCCGGGCGAGCTGGTCCCCAAGCTGGACGAGCTGGTGAAGGCGGCGGCGGCTCAGGCGCCCACCAAGGGCATCGAAGCGATGCTCGACCGGCCGGCGATGACGGCGGGGGACCTCAAGGGCCACCCGCTGCCGGAGCTGGTGCACCTGCTCTATCGCCAGCGCAAGGATGGGGTGTTGGTGGTCGCCTACCGGGAGCTCACCCGCCGGGTCTTCTTCGCTCGGGGCGGGGCGGTGAACTACGACTCGACGGCGCGCCAGGACGCGCTGCCCAGCTTCCTGCTGGAGCGGAAGATCGCCACCGAGGCCCAGGCGGAGATCGTGCTGCAGGCGCTGGCCTCGGGGCTGCGCATTGGCGCGGCGCTGGCGGATGCCGGGGTAGAGGCGGCGGGCGAGGAGCTGCTGGAGATCCTTCGGACCTACACGCGGGATCGGCTGGCCCAGGTGGTGGGCATGCGCGAGGGGCGCTTTGCCTTCTACGCGGGCGACGAGTTCCAGCAGGAAGTGGCCACGGTGGAGATCCCCTCTCTGGCGCCAGTGCTGGAGGGGGCGCGGCGGGCGATTCCGCTCAAGGTGCTGGCGGGGCCGCTGCGCAGGCACCTCGGGGAGTACCCGGTGCGCTCGCCGGAGTTCAGCAAGGATCTGCCGGCGCTGGGACTGGACACGGACGATCTGAAGATCGCCATGCAGATCAACGGCCGGCTGCTGCTGCGCGACTTGCTGGCGCACGGCCGGGGCGATCTGCGGCGTGGGTACTCGTTGCTGTGGTTCCTGCGGCTCACGGGCGGGGTGACGTTCTCGGCGACGCCGGTGGCGGCGGAGGGCGCGGCGTTCGCGGCGGTGCCGGACGTGATTGCCCCGCGCAAGCGCAAGGCCATCCCTCCGGAGCTGGGGGCCACGCTGCGCGAGGGCGCGGTGAAGATCATCACCAGCAGCTACTTCCACAGCCTGGGCTTGGACATCGCGGCGGACATGGAGGCGGTGGAGCGCGCCTACCACGAGACGGCGATGAAGTTTCACCCGGACAACTTCGCTGAGTACGACCTGTCGGACCTGATGGACTTGCTGGACTCGGTGCAGGAGAAGCTGTCGGCGTCGTACCGGGTGCTGTCGGTGGAGGAGAAGCGCAAGGCGTATCTCCAATACCTGCTGAGCAAGCTGGAAGTGGGCGGGCGGGTGAACGCCATCAACGTGGACGCGGAGATCCTCATCCGCCGGGGCGAGTCGTACCTGCGGAAGAAGGACTACCGGATGGCGCTCCAGCTCTTCGAGGAGGCGGTGGCGCTCAACCCGCGCGAGCCCGAGTACTACTCCTATCTGGCGTGGGCCACGTACCACTCGGCGCTGGGGACGGTGAAGGATCGAGCGAAGGAGGCGCAGAAGGTGCTCAAGCGGGCGCTCTCGCTGAACGCGTCCCTGGAGCGGGCGCAGATTATCTCGGCCATCATCGACAATGAGCTGGAGGACGCGACCTCGGCGCGCAAGAAGCTCTTGAAGGTGCTGGAGCTCAACCCGAACTCGAAGCTGGCGAAGGCCGCGCTGCGCAAGGTGGGCCGCTGA
- a CDS encoding MarC family protein, which yields MSAYLTHFLVSLSAVFFVVDPIGVVPIFLAITAGDSQTKMRRTALRACIVAGGLLCFFAVFGGVIFQVFGVSLAAFRVAGGILLLITSLDMLRARPSETRTTPSEEQEGVAKEDVALVPLAMPLLAGPGAIASAMVLMSKGESPLMGVPVLAAIVLTFVAAYFILRASHLVQRVLKQSGVAILERVMGLILAAIAVQFMADGAKDLLAR from the coding sequence GTGAGCGCCTACCTCACCCACTTCCTCGTCTCGCTGTCCGCGGTCTTCTTCGTGGTGGACCCCATCGGCGTGGTGCCCATCTTCCTGGCCATCACCGCGGGGGACTCGCAGACGAAGATGCGCCGCACGGCCCTGCGGGCCTGCATCGTGGCCGGGGGCCTGCTGTGCTTCTTCGCCGTGTTCGGCGGCGTCATCTTCCAGGTGTTCGGCGTCTCGCTGGCCGCCTTCCGCGTGGCCGGCGGCATCCTGCTGCTCATCACCTCGCTGGACATGCTCCGCGCCCGCCCTTCCGAGACGCGCACCACCCCCTCCGAGGAACAGGAGGGCGTCGCCAAGGAGGACGTGGCCCTGGTGCCGCTGGCCATGCCGCTGCTGGCCGGGCCCGGCGCCATCGCCAGTGCCATGGTGCTGATGTCCAAGGGGGAGAGCCCGCTGATGGGCGTCCCAGTGCTCGCCGCCATCGTCCTCACGTTCGTGGCGGCCTACTTCATCCTCCGCGCTTCCCACCTGGTGCAGCGCGTGCTCAAGCAGTCCGGCGTCGCCATCCTCGAGCGCGTAATGGGGCTCATCCTCGCCGCCATCGCCGTGCAGTTCATGGCCGACGGCGCCAAGGACCTGCTCGCGCGCTGA
- the lpxB gene encoding lipid-A-disaccharide synthase — translation MNSAPQILVVTGEASGDAHAAELVAALQARRPDLRFFGMGGSKLAARGVEILYGAHEVSVMGITEVLPKIPRILQVLKGIAAAAAERRPTCAILVDIPDFNLRLAAKLKALGVPVAYYVSPMIWAWRRGRVKTIRKLVDRMLCILPFEEAFYRDSGVDARYVGSPVVEQVPAPSSAADFRQRLGLSVEAPTLALLPGSRMSEIRRLLPDMVRAAKQLSAERPGLQIVVPVAPTIAREEITSRFEGSGLSPQLIDGRAPEVVGASDAAIVASGTAVLESGLMQRPLVVVYRVSFITYLVGRLMLKVAHVSLVNLLANRRLVPELLQGDMTPERIASEVRRVWEPGPPREEMLRGLEEVRGRLGGPGAAERAAEAVLELLPPATKF, via the coding sequence ATGAACTCCGCCCCGCAGATTCTCGTTGTCACGGGTGAGGCCTCCGGCGACGCCCACGCCGCCGAGCTCGTTGCCGCCCTCCAAGCCCGCCGCCCAGACCTCCGGTTCTTCGGGATGGGGGGCTCCAAGCTCGCCGCCCGAGGGGTAGAGATTCTCTATGGCGCCCACGAGGTCTCCGTCATGGGCATCACCGAGGTGCTGCCCAAGATTCCCCGCATTCTCCAGGTGCTCAAAGGAATTGCCGCCGCCGCCGCCGAGCGCCGCCCCACCTGCGCCATCCTGGTGGACATCCCCGACTTCAACCTGCGCCTGGCCGCGAAGCTGAAAGCACTGGGTGTTCCAGTCGCCTACTACGTGTCCCCCATGATCTGGGCCTGGCGCCGGGGCCGGGTGAAGACCATCCGCAAGCTCGTGGACCGGATGCTCTGCATCCTCCCCTTCGAGGAGGCTTTCTACCGGGACTCGGGGGTGGACGCCCGGTATGTGGGCAGCCCCGTGGTGGAGCAGGTCCCCGCCCCCTCCAGCGCCGCGGACTTCCGCCAGCGGCTCGGGCTCTCCGTCGAGGCCCCCACCCTCGCCCTGCTGCCAGGCAGCCGCATGAGTGAGATCCGCCGCCTGCTGCCCGACATGGTGCGCGCGGCGAAGCAGCTCTCGGCCGAGCGCCCCGGCCTGCAGATCGTCGTCCCTGTTGCGCCCACCATTGCCCGTGAGGAAATCACCTCCCGCTTCGAGGGCAGCGGCCTCTCTCCCCAGCTCATCGACGGACGGGCGCCCGAGGTGGTGGGTGCCAGCGATGCGGCCATCGTCGCCTCGGGGACGGCGGTGCTGGAGTCGGGGCTCATGCAGCGCCCGCTCGTGGTCGTCTACCGGGTCTCATTCATCACGTACCTCGTCGGCCGCCTCATGCTGAAGGTGGCCCATGTGTCCCTGGTGAACTTGCTCGCGAACCGCCGGCTCGTCCCCGAGCTGCTCCAGGGCGACATGACGCCCGAGCGCATCGCCTCCGAGGTCCGCCGCGTGTGGGAACCGGGCCCACCTCGTGAGGAGATGCTCCGGGGCCTAGAGGAAGTGCGCGGACGGCTCGGAGGTCCCGGCGCCGCCGAGCGGGCCGCAGAGGCGGTGCTCGAGTTGCTCCCCCCGGCCACCAAATTTTGA
- a CDS encoding OmpA family protein, translating into MNVRVLLLCLALASSPALAGDAIHVSLDSRVPLGQGLPALKVEILEPILGFDVKLKRSDGKEFEFKDGGKPGMTRTLELEQPEGRFHYEGELTVRFKGAQPGKMPLSFDTELLGPLTLTVSKEDLDLAERKLRFKLSRPAGKAKLTVVSDSGWNAFDGEIKFKGEPAGTPLEVTWPKPAGKVLKISLKAYDTADFYQSVEFFPWQVDIPHEEVIFASGSAEIPAAERSKLDKSVQKIAEAVKRYGEFAALRLYILGHTDTVGPTQANRELSLQRARSIAAYFRSHGARLPIYFEGFGEQAPHKPTPDETAESANRRAEYIISVDDPSLINAPFSPQWRPL; encoded by the coding sequence ATGAACGTTCGCGTCCTCCTGCTCTGCCTTGCTCTTGCCTCCTCGCCTGCTTTGGCAGGGGATGCCATTCATGTGTCCCTCGACTCGCGCGTACCGCTGGGCCAGGGCCTGCCAGCGCTGAAGGTGGAGATTCTCGAGCCCATCCTCGGCTTCGACGTGAAGCTGAAGCGCTCGGACGGCAAGGAGTTCGAGTTCAAGGACGGCGGGAAGCCTGGAATGACGCGCACCCTGGAACTGGAGCAGCCCGAGGGCCGCTTCCACTACGAGGGCGAGCTGACGGTGCGCTTCAAGGGCGCACAGCCCGGGAAGATGCCGCTGTCCTTCGACACGGAGCTGCTGGGGCCGCTGACGCTCACGGTGTCCAAGGAGGACCTGGACTTGGCGGAGCGCAAGCTGCGCTTCAAGCTCTCGCGGCCCGCGGGCAAGGCGAAGCTGACGGTGGTGTCGGACTCCGGCTGGAACGCCTTCGATGGCGAGATCAAGTTCAAGGGCGAGCCTGCGGGCACGCCGCTCGAAGTCACGTGGCCCAAGCCGGCCGGCAAGGTGCTGAAGATCTCCCTCAAGGCCTACGACACGGCGGACTTCTACCAGAGCGTGGAGTTCTTCCCGTGGCAGGTGGACATCCCGCACGAGGAGGTGATCTTCGCCTCGGGCAGCGCGGAGATTCCTGCGGCGGAGCGCTCGAAGCTCGACAAGAGCGTGCAGAAGATCGCGGAGGCGGTGAAGCGCTACGGGGAGTTCGCGGCGCTCCGGCTCTACATCCTGGGGCACACGGACACGGTGGGCCCTACGCAGGCCAACCGCGAGCTGTCCCTGCAGCGGGCGCGCAGCATCGCCGCGTACTTCCGCTCGCACGGCGCGCGATTGCCCATCTACTTCGAGGGCTTTGGCGAGCAGGCGCCCCACAAGCCGACGCCGGACGAGACCGCCGAGTCGGCCAACCGCCGTGCCGAGTACATCATCTCCGTGGACGATCCCTCGCTGATCAACGCTCCCTTCTCTCCGCAGTGGAGACCGCTGTGA